TTACCGGGGCGGCTGGCTATACCGGGATGCACGCCTGCCGCTATTTTGCAAAGCTTGGCTGGGAGGTGGCGGCGCTGACTCGCACCGCCGCTTCCGCATCAAAGCTGACCTCACTGGCTGGCGATGATAAGAACCCCGGCGCAGATACCGGCACTCATGTCTGTATCACGCCTTATGTGTGCGATTTGCTCGACAAAAAACGTCTTGGCGAAGTCATTCGCCAGATTGCTCCAGATTATGTGCTTCATCTAGGCGGTAAAAATTCGGTGCCTGAATCATGGCAGAGTCCACTGCTGTACATGGAATCCAATGTACTGTCTACATTGTATTTGCTGGATGTACTGCGCTCTTTCCCCAAAGCCCGGATTGTTGTAGCGGGTTCTCGGCTAAAGACGGCTTTGCAGGCTCCGTACAATCCTACGCACCCGTACAGCCTCAGTAAAAGCCTTCAAGAGGCAGTCGCGCTTTCGTGGGGTGCGCTGTTCGATCAATCTGTTATGCTGGCGGAGCCTTGCAACTTGATTGGCCCGGGTCCCTCCACCGGCTTTTGCGCATTACTGGCGGGGTATATCGTTCGAACGGAGCGCATGAAAGGGCAGTCGGTTACTAAAGCTGCCCCGTTCCGGGTATCTTCCCGACATGCGCAGCGTGATTTTCTGGACGTTCGAGACGCGGTTCGTGCGTACGGTGTGCTGCTGAAGCAAGGTGTGCCGGGCCGCATTTACCCGGTCTGCACAGGCAGTATCGTAGAGCTGGGCCATATCGTGGAACGTATGATTGCACTGGCGAATACATCTGTCCCCATACAATGGGGGGATACAGCGGAGTCTGCCGCTACTTCGGCATACCGTGCGAAGGAGCTGGAGGACATGGGCTGGAAACCGACCATACAGCTGGGGCAATCACTAGAGGAAATGATTCAATACCGCCGAGCTGGAAAGGAAGGAACGATATGAGACCGAAAGTAACGATCGTCATTCCCTTTTACAACTGTTCATATGTGAATCAGGCTTTGCAAAGCGCATTGGAGCAAAGCTATGGACCGCTTGAGATTATTGTCGTCGATGATGGGTCCACGATACATCGCGAATTGCTTCAGCCCTATCTTCCATATATCTTTTATTTGGGCAAATCCAACGGTGGAACAGCCAGTGCGCTGAATCATGGTATCCGTCATGCCAGCGGCGAATATATTGCGTGGCTCAGCTCCGATGATACCTACCAAAGAGACAAAATTAATAATCAGGTTTCCTTTATGTTGGAGCAAGGTGCACATATCTCCCACACCAACTTCAATTCCATCAATCAATACAGCCAAATTATAACGTATCAGGCAGCCCCCGTACTCCCGTCCATGACGGAGTTTTACCGTTTTTTCCAGCATGGTAATCCGGTTAATGGATGCACGGTCATGTTTAAAAAGGAGCTGTTCTCACATATCGGTCTGTTCGATGAATTGCTGCCGTATACTCATGATCTGGATATGTGGTACCGAGTGATGCTGGCAGGATATCCATTTCCTTTTCTGAATGAGTCGCTGGTCAATTATCGCTGGCATGATGAAATGGGAACAAATAAGCATCGGCATGTCATTGAACAGGAATACTTAATTACCCAGGCGCGCTACAGAACCAGCTTAACTGAGCTGCTGAACGGATTTGCTGCTATGTAGTACGAATCAGAGGAGCGTCATATAAGGCTGGGAAGGCAGAGGCTGAGCAGTTTCGGCCTCTTTTTTGTTGGTAAACCTATTCTAGCTTGTGAGAATCCAATCATGGGATAGACAAGCCTCCGTTGGATATCTATATATGCGAAATCTGCGTGTAGAAGCGTAGGCCATGTGATTAAGGAAAAAGCCTGTGACCTGCAGTGCCAGTATAGAGCACGCAGATTCACAGGCCAATTACAAATGACTAATGATGGTAGGGAGAGACCAAGTTAGTTAGGAAAATAATACCTTTGTTATGAAGTTGGTCCTACAGTGCTAATTACTGCCCAATCGCCGAACGGGAATGTGTGTTCCGGTACGAAATTTCCAGCAGCGTCTTTTCCTTGGGCCGCAATCGAGATATCACTTGCGATTGCGGCTGGGGCTGGAGATGAAACGTTAATGATATATGCGGGTACTACAGTAGGAATCGTAAGTGTGACGACTGCATTTGCAGCCAAGGCAAATGTGGTTAAGAAATAAGGTACTGCTGCTGTACCTGGTGGTGCGCTCCCAGGCGCGCTATAAGCATGAACAACAATGGGAGAAAGTGCTGCTGCTGTTGTATTAGTGATACGTACTACAACAGAACTCGAATGGAAAGTGGCATTTGGATTCAGGTTTTCAATTGCTCCTATCGAAAAAACTGCCATATTTTTCACCCCCTTTGTAATATCAATATATGAAAAAAGGGTAGTTTTAGAGTGTGCGAATGATAGAGGGGTTAAGTGCAAATTACTGGTTTTATTCTCGCTGTATGTCGCAAAAAGTAATTAAACCACAGGCTGGTTCTATTAGGAACCAGCCTGTGGTTATTCCTTAAGCCACGATCATTGGACCTTGTGGGCTCCGGTGAAATACATCAATCGGGAGAGGGATCGGCTGCTGTGTATGCCACCCGAACGCATGAAGCTCCCTGGGGCTGGGAATAGGCCGCAACCGTCCGCCCTCAGCATAATACAGTCCGTGATTCGGGCCCATATATAGCCGGTAATCAATCAGTTCGTGCTCCTCGAAAACATTAAAATCGATAGGCGGGCCAATGGGCAAAGTCTCCAGCTGCGCGAATGAAAGAGGAATCGATTCGTTGACCTCATAGCCCAGCAAACGGAACGATTCGAAATCGTGAAAGGGGTAGCGCAGACCATGGCTGATCAGGTGCATATTGTTCACAGGATCTCTAGCGATGTAAACCGCTGGGAAATGATCGTGAAGTTGGCCATTATGCAGTAACAGCTTGCCGTTGGGAATACTGTTCACCATGGCATCCGACAGTTGGATTACCCGATCGAGACGAAAATGGAAAGCATGAAAAGTATCAAGCGACCCGACAGGCCGCTTAAGCCCTTTCTCGATTTGATAAATATTTGCTTTAGAGTCTCGAATGAGTATTCCATTAGGCAAAGAAGAATCCTTAGGTTGATGATGCGGATGCCCGGTAGTTACCCGTCCGGGGAAAAAGAATTCATCTAATGCGTAAATGAGACGTTCAGGGTTAAAATTCCATTTTCTTAGAAATATTCGGCGATTTCTCTGGCCCCATTCAGCCATATCAATTGAATTATGTGTAAAACTGGCGTTCCCCTCATGATGGACATGACTGTCTCCTGCGATGAGGAGCCTTAATCCTATTTTTAGTGTCCGGTACCCGAAATCAATATCTTCATAGCCGCCTCCCGGAAATGCTTCGTCTAAATACCCGATCTGATGTATCAATTGACGACGGAACAACATACAAAATCCGCTTAAAGCCGTTGTATCTCGCCAAAGTGAGGGATTAGCAATATTAAAATTTTTGGTGAATTCATGATATGTCTCTGTGGTTGAATAGGACATAGGAAGACGCTGCATTGGCGTCACCATGTTGGACACAGGACCGACAATACCAATATCCGATGAGCTATAAAGTGCATGAATTAAATTTTCCAGCCAATGGTGAGATACCATCGTATCATTATTGAGTAGAAGAATAGTATCCCCTGTAGATGCCTTAATGCCTTGATTACAAGCTGCTGCAAATCCACGGTTTGTTCCATTCTCAATTAAATGTACGTTCTCCCGATGACGTAGTTGATGCTGAGTACCGTCTGTCGATCCATTGTCAATACAGATCAATTCGTAGGGAATGGTAGTATAGTGAACGATGCTATTCAGGCACCGTTCCGTTAATTCCCAGTTGTTTAACGTAAGGATAACGATACTGACCAGCATAAAATTCTCTCCTTAAAATTAAAGAGTATTCAGAAGCATTTGTAATTGTGGCTGATATGTCTGTCTGACGGTTTCTAATTCCCGCACAATAGCTTGGTAATGTTGGACCGTACCCATTTGTTCATGATGGCGGTAGGCGGTGAGAGGCTCATTTAAATAGTGAAATTTTGTATGGTTCAATATTATACGAATCCAAAAATCATAATCATGAGTATATAACAGCTTCTCGTTGAAGTATCCGATGTTGCGAACATAATCCTTTTTCATCATTACCGTGCAGCCATTTAATGGGCAGTAGGAAGAAAACGCCTCAATAAAGGAACGTACTGTCATGAATTTAGCGGTTGCATTGTGACATATTATCTTGTTCGCTTTGTTAATGACATGATAATCAGTGAAACTGGCCTCGGCTTGATGTTGCTCCATAAAATTCACTTGATGTTCAATTTTGGTCGAATAAAACCTATCGTCTGAACTAAGCCAAGCAATATACTTTCCCGTGCAGAATTGTATGCCATAATTGAGCGCGGTTGCCGTGCCACCGTTCATTTTTCCAATATAATAGATTCGATCCATATAAGGGATCAAATGTTCTTGATGCATAGTTGACCCATCATCTACGACAATAATTTCGATATTCGGATAAGTTTGATTTAAGACGCTGGCTACCGCTTGATCTACGTACGGACAATTGAAAAAGGGAATGATGACACTCACTTTGGGCAACGATTCCACATTTCCTCACCTCGCAATCTTCATGCGCTTTTCTCCTCACCTTACGGTATGTTAAAACGAATTCATCATTGTGGACGAATCACCATATGGTAATTCATTTTGGGAAATTTACTAAAGGTAAAATAGTTATTTTGTTCAACCAAAGTTGTCCGTTGATTCATATATAGTTCATAGAAGGGTGGTGGAAAATTTGAAAATATTATTCACCTATATTGTTCCAAGCGGTGGAATGGAAACCCTGAACCGAACCCGTGGGGAAGTGTTGCGAAAATATGGAGTAAACTGCCATTTTCTATATAGCCGTGATGGCGCAGGGCTACAGAACGGCTCTAGCTGCCCTACACATATATCGGATGATGATCAGGAAATTCAGCAATTGCTAAAAAAAGAAGGTTTCGAAGCAGTCGTTGTATCATCAGACTTTATTATGCTTGAGCGTTTGCGAAGATTAGGCTTTACCGGACCTATTATTTTTGAAGTGCAAGGGCTTGGCCCAATGGAATATGCGACTCAATTTATAAATAATGCAGCATTATACATTTTGTCTTATGCCGATGCCTTGTTATATCCTCCGACTTCTCATTTGAATCAGTTATTTGCACAATTTCCCACGAAAATCCACTTTAATTTTTCCAACTGTGTTGATACTGCCAAAATTCAATATCGTCCGAATATTAAACATTCATATCCAATCATCGGCTGGGTAGGACGAATTGAATCTAACAAAAATTGGCGTGAATGTTTAGAGATTGTCCACCATTCTGTGGACCAGGAGCCCAACTTGCGGTTATGGTTGTTTGAAGATCCTAATTTGTGTACACGTTCTGAACGAGAAGATTTCCTGAAAATGGTTGCTGATTTTAATTTGGAACATCGATTGGTTCTATTTTCCAACATCCCGCACAGCGAAATGCCATATTATTATTCTGCTATCGGAGATTCTGGAGGATACTTATTGTCCACTTCTATACTTGAAGGGTTTGGTTATGCGGTAGCAGAAGCAATGAGTTGCCGTTGTCCTATCCTCTCTACCGATTCTGACGGAGTACGTGCTTTTATTAAACATGACATTACAGGTAAATTTTATCCAACGGGTAGTATTGAAGCAGCGGTTCAACAAGGGTTAGAATTGATGAGAAATTATCCACTACGTAATTCAATTCGCAAGAAAGGCAGAGAACATATAGAATCTACTTTCGCTTTAGAAACCTACGTATCTCATTTTATTGGTATGTTGCACTATTTGGGTTTATAAAAAAATCAACAAAAAGAGGCGGTTTACATCTGCTAAATGTAAATGCCCCTTTTTTAGGTTGGATTGCTCAGATGTACCTTATGATCTAATCCGCTTTTTACTTTCTCCCAGAATGCCTGGCTTAAACTTTATATTGTTTTCTTCAGGTCATGAACGACAGCATCAATTTCCTGGAGCAGGTTATTAAGCCTGTTTTGGAATATACCTATGCCGAAAGATTCCACGGCTTCCTTGCGATTTTTAGTTCCTATTTCCAGCATGTGATCTTTATGTTGAAGGAGATCAGCAATTGTTTGTGAAAGTCTGTCCACATCACCTTTAGGCACTAAAAATTCCTCATTACCCGTGTTTTGGAGTAGCTCACCAAGTCCTGCTGAGTCATAAGCAACCACTGGTTTGCCGAATGCCATCCCTTCAAGAGCAGTCATTCCAAAGCCTTCATCAATCATGCTAGGTACAACAACAACATCAAGCGCAGGGTATAATTGTTCAATGTGTTTGGCAAACGGAAGAAATATAATGCGTGACGGATCTAAGGTTGAATGCGCCAATGTTTGGCATTTATTGAAGTAGTCTGTTATTTCTAGACTTCCAGCAATCAGAAATTTGGCTTGAGGAAAGTGTGGTATTAGTCTACCGGCCATATTGATAAATTGATCAATTCCTTTATGGGCTGAAACTATCCCGGATACGAGCCCTATCAGCGTCTCGTGGTCGACAATATTATGGACTGCCCTCAGATAACGACGATTTTCCTCCCACTTTTCAGGATGCAATTCAGTATCATTCCAGGAAGGGGATATAAGCCTTTTTTTATTATTAACTATTGAATCTTTAAAGGGGGCAAGTACTGCTTCCGATATACCGATAATCCAATCTGCATAACGATTTACGATCCGCACTGCATCAATCTGATGTGCCTCTGGATACAAAATTTCGTTTATTATCCAAGCAACGGGGATGCCCGCTTTTTTTGCCGCAGCCGCAGGCAACGCATTTACCGCTGTGTTAACAATCACCCAATCCGGTCTATGCATGTGGAGAAGGGTTAATAGGGATTGGTAGGAATTGGAAGCCTCTTGTTTAGCAAATTCCTGATGCATAGCTGGCGATGATTCATACAAGGACCACAGCAGTGGAGAATCTTGAATGACAATACGTATACCCGCAGTTTCTGCTTCTATCGACAGCATGCCGGCACAGGGAACAACCAACACAACCTCATATTGCCCGGTAAGGATTCTGGCTAAAAAAAGCAGCCATTTCTCGGCACCCGACATTCGATCCGGATGGCAAATATGTGAGAATAACATTACCTTAGATTTTACGCTCACGGGCTACATACCCTATGCACTTCTCGGGTATGATTGTCACCTCCTTTGGATAGGTAATTTACTATATGAGCGATGTTTATCCCTCGACACGAGCATTCACCCATGTATTATTCATTACAAAGTAGTCATATGTATAATATTTTGAATTTTTATACGCAGATTCTGGTATTTCACAACTATGGGTACTGCGTACATGCAATGGATCGCTTTAGGTGTCTATTTGTGCTTTCGCCTGTGCCAAGCTGTGCGGCAACGCATAAAATAGTGTGAGAGGGGATAGCACATATGGACTGTCATACTGGCATAAACAACGCACGGGATGCGTCTGTCTCCGTAGTTGCTGGTAAGGTTCAAGCGCCGACCCGTTCAGGTATAAAAGGAGGGTGCGCTTATGAAGGCTTTGGTCACTGGAGGAGCCGGATTTATCGGTTCCCATCTGGTGCGTGCGCTTGCTGACTCGGGTATCAGAGTGCATGTACTGGATAATCTGACGACCGGGAATGTCGCAAATGTGGACCCGCGCGCGGTCTTGCATATGGCGGATATACGCAGCTCTGAGATCCGGACGCTGCTGATTCGGGAAAGCCCGGATATTGTGTTTCACTTGGCGGCACAGGCTGATGTGCAGCATTCTATTCATCAACCGGATGAGGACGCGGATGTGAATGTGCTGGGGACGATTCATCTGTTGCAGGCTTGCCATGAGGCCAGTGTATCCAAACTTATATTTGCATCTACATCCGGCGTATACGGAGAACTGCAAAAGCAGTATATTCAGGAGGATGATCCCACGGAGCCGATCTCGGGCTATGGACTGTCCAAGCTGACCGCAGAGTCGTATATTCGGCTTTTTCATCGGTTATACGGCATGAGCTACACGATTTTGCGTTACGGAAATGTGTATGGCCCCGGCCAGGCGCCGAAGGGAGAGGGCGGTGTAGTCGCTCTGTTTATGGAGCGGTTAAAAAAAGGAAGCCCCTTGCTCATTCACGGCGACGGAACGCAGACCCGCGACTTTGTGTACGTCAAGGACGTAGTCAGAGCGAATATAGCGGCGATGCGTGCAGCAGATCAACGGACGGTACATGTAAGTACGGGACGAACGACATCCATCAATCGATTGGCCTATGATTTGCTAAAGCTGCACGGTTCGTCCGTTCGCCCCGTATATTCAGCCGCGCGTCCGGGAGACATTCACCATAGCTGCCTTAGCAACACAGTCGCCCGACATTGGCTTCGATGGGAACCGCTATATGGCATCTCTGCTGGCTTAAAGGAAACATATGTTAGAAGTATGGGGTCAGGCCAAGAAGACGCGTATTGATTGCGCGAGAAAATCAGGAAGGGGCTGAGGATGAGATTCAGCCCCTCTAATTTTATTCTATTAACTCCTGTTCGACTTCATAGAATAGCGAGTATCATGCAGGCAGCGCCTGTCCACCATACATAATCATGAATCATAACGAACTTTCCTGATGAAAGCCTCATTGAGAGGCTAAACAAGATTTTCGTTCAATAACCTCGGTGTTCACCAGCACCTGCGTGTGATGCTCCTGGTTTTGATTGAGCTTCTCCATAAGCAAGTTAACAGCTGTCTGGGCCAAAACATCCTTTTTCACGTGAATGGTAGTTAGTTCAGGGCTGATGACCTTGGCCTCATGAATATTATCAAACCCCATAACGGAGATTTGCTCAGGTACTCGAATATTCATTTCCTGAAACGTTTTAATCGCGCTAATCGCCATGTAGTCATTTTCACAAAACAGGGCCGAAGGAAGCTCGTCCAATTCTTGGATAGCTGCTTTAAAAGAATCCTGCGACATGACCAGCATGGGATGCATATTAAAGGTTAGACTATCATCTATGGTAAGACCCTGTTCCTCTAAAGCTGCCATAAACCCTTCCTTTCGTTTCTTAAAGTTGAGGATTCTGGTACTGGATTGCACGTATCCTATTTGTTTGTGTCCAGACTGAATCAAATATTGACCTGCTTGATACCCGCCAAGGTAGTTATTAATGGATACAAAACTGGCGTCGATGTGTTCAAAGCAAGTATCCAAAATAACGATATTGGCATGAATGGATTGTATAGAATGAATAATCTCGGCAGTTAAATTCGTGCCCAGTAAAAGCACTCCTGAGGAGGGCTGATCCTTTTCCAAGGCAGACAATTCCTCTTCGAGATTATGGCTATCAAAGGACGAGAAAATAAGCGTGTTTCCATGTTCTTTTACCTGGTTGGTAATATGATGAATTAATTCATTGAAAAATGGAAGAGAGTCATAATGCTCTATCACAATGTCTGTATTTTTACATGCAACAAACCGAATGACATGGTGATTTTTGATGAATTCTTTATTTGACTTCATGGTCCGCGGTTTATATCCGTGTTCTTGGGCAATTTTTAAAATATGCTCCTTGGTTTCTTCGCTAACTCCGGGTTTGTTATTAAAAGCAAGGGAGACGGCAGATTTCGATACACCGGCAAGCCTTGCAATATCATCAATTTTCAACGTGGAACCTCCTATTGGACTAAACTACATAAATTATATCATTATTATGTGAGGAAGTTTACTTTATAAACTAAACTAAATTAAACTAAATGAAATAAAAATAGAAAATAAAAAATATTGACCTCGTATTACTTGTGATGTTAAAATCCAAGTGTAAAACGCTTTATTTTAGTTTATTTTATGTATTATTATATAAAATATATTATTTTGTTTTGTTTGTTGAATTGGGCAAAAAAGGAAAGGTGATTGATTTGAGCTTTAACATTGCTAAAAATCAAAGAAGTTTTACACAAGAGGGCAAGCCTTTCTTTTATTTGGCGGATACTGTCTGGAGCGCGTTTACCAACGCGACGATTGAAGAGTGGAGCGAATACCTGGACTATCGAAAAATGCAGGGCTTCAACGTTTTACAAATCAATATGCTCCGGCAATGGGATGCAAGTGAATCAGATTTGAATCTGCAACCGTTTGCATTAATGGAAAATGGAGATTTTAACTACCATGCATTAAACGAAGCCTATTTCGACCGGGCAGAAGTCATGCTCCAGATGGCTGTAGAGCGCGGATTTATTCCGGCGTTGGTTCTTCTGTGGTGTAACTATGTGCCGGATACGTGGGCTGAAATGTTCCAAAAGGGCAATAAAATGCCGTTGGATTGCGTTGAAAACTATGTAGCTTATGTTGTGAACCGCTATTCCCGATTCGAGCCTGTATATTTAATCAGCGGGGATACCGATTTTCCAACAGAACGTGCTAATGCGTACTATTTGAAGGCGCTGGAAACAGTACAGGAATTAAGCCCGACAAGCTTGACCACCCTGCATATCCAAGGCAGATTGAGAGAAATTCCGGAAGTCTTTGCACAGCACAAGGGGCTTGGATTTTATATGTATCAATCAGGACATAATTCCGAGTTTCAACATGTAGCTCACGAGATTGCACAGCATTTCTATCACAAGCCGGAAATACGACCTGTAATTAATGGAGAACCCTGCTATGAACAAATTAGCTACAGCCGCAATGTATATGGCAGATATACGGCACTGGATGCCAGAAAAGCGGCATGGCAAAGTCTTCTTGCAGGCGGGGGAGCCGGAGTCACTTATGGAGCACACGGCATTTGGAGCTGGCATAAGAAGGGCAAAAAGTTCGGCATTGTAGAAGGGGAGGGCTTCGATAGCCCTTATGATTGGAGAATGGCATTGCGTTTTGAAGGCGCGTGGGATTATTCCTTTATGAAGTATGTATTCGAAATGTATAACCTGATTGGCATTAAGCCGCTGGACATTATTTTGAACAATACAGGGGAAATCAGAGCTGCGGGCAACGAGAATACCATCGTCTTGTATGTTCCCGTTAACACGAGGGTGCGATTAAGCATCAACGTACAGGACTACAAGTTTACAACGATTGATTTAGCGGAGAGACGATTTGCGCAAACGGAAGTGTCCGTCCACGAGGATCGATCCATGATCGACATGCACAGCTTTGAAAGTGATGTTGTGATCATCGGAACGAAATAAAACATAGAGAAGAATGCGGATGGAGTGAAGCAACATGTGGGAAATCGGCAACGTCTGAGTATTGCTATACGGATTTGGAAACGATGTTGGAAGAAGCATCCATGAAGGAGTGATCATGATGGATTACAAAAAGACGGCTAGAGAAGTGCTAAACTCGGTTGGGGGAAACGAAAATATAAACAGTGTCATTCACTGTGTGACTCGGCTGAGATTCAAACTGAAGGATCATCAATTACCTGATAAAGAACAAATCAAGCAGATTGACGGTGTGATTACTGTCGTAGAAAGCGGCGGCCAATTCCAGGTGGTTATTGGTAATGAGGTCCCTAAGGTATATGAAGCTCTTTTGGAGACGATGGGCGTAAAACCGGATCAAGCGAATCAAGAAGAGCAAAGCAATGAGAAATCCAGTTTATTCAGCCGATTTGTCGATGTGATCTCAGGCGTGTTCATGCCCGTTGTTGGTGTGCTCGCTGCTGTGGGGGTTCTAAAAGGACTGTTGGCCTTATGCACATCCCTGGGCTGGATGACGGATCAGATGGGCACGTATAAAATTTTATATGCGACAGCAGACGCTATGTTTTATTTCTTTCCGGTTATTCTAGGATTTTCAGCAGGTAAAAAATTTGGAGGAAACCCGTACCTGTCTGCTGTTTTGGGGGCCGCCTTGGTGTATCCGACCATGACTGCCGCCTTTACGGATAAAACGGCGCTGTCCTTTTTGACCATACCTGTCGTTCTGATTAATTATACTTCTTCTGTTGTACCTATCATTATTGGAGCATTTTTAGCAGCTAAGGTCGAAAAAATGATAAGCAAGTATGCACCTGCCTCCATTAAAATGTTCATTGTGCCTTTTCTGACCTTGGTCATCATATCACCGATTGTTTTTCTGGCTGTCGGGCCGATAGCAACTATAATCAGCGATGGGTTAGCTAATGGCTCCATGTGGATTTACCATTTAAGTCCGGCTGTGGCTGGTCTCGTTCTGGCCGGGTTCTGGCAGGGCATTATTATCTTTGGTCTGCATTGGGCGTTTATTCCAATTCTCCTGAATAATGTAGTTACGAACGGGTTTGATCCGATTAACGGGATGTTGTTCTGTACGACTTTTGCTCAAACCGGTGCGGCCTTTGCCATTGCTTTGAAATC
This DNA window, taken from Paenibacillus kribbensis, encodes the following:
- a CDS encoding NAD-dependent epimerase/dehydratase family protein — encoded protein: MDRSTAEPRRPVIIITGAAGYTGMHACRYFAKLGWEVAALTRTAASASKLTSLAGDDKNPGADTGTHVCITPYVCDLLDKKRLGEVIRQIAPDYVLHLGGKNSVPESWQSPLLYMESNVLSTLYLLDVLRSFPKARIVVAGSRLKTALQAPYNPTHPYSLSKSLQEAVALSWGALFDQSVMLAEPCNLIGPGPSTGFCALLAGYIVRTERMKGQSVTKAAPFRVSSRHAQRDFLDVRDAVRAYGVLLKQGVPGRIYPVCTGSIVELGHIVERMIALANTSVPIQWGDTAESAATSAYRAKELEDMGWKPTIQLGQSLEEMIQYRRAGKEGTI
- a CDS encoding glycosyltransferase, translated to MRPKVTIVIPFYNCSYVNQALQSALEQSYGPLEIIVVDDGSTIHRELLQPYLPYIFYLGKSNGGTASALNHGIRHASGEYIAWLSSDDTYQRDKINNQVSFMLEQGAHISHTNFNSINQYSQIITYQAAPVLPSMTEFYRFFQHGNPVNGCTVMFKKELFSHIGLFDELLPYTHDLDMWYRVMLAGYPFPFLNESLVNYRWHDEMGTNKHRHVIEQEYLITQARYRTSLTELLNGFAAM
- a CDS encoding glycosyltransferase translates to MESLPKVSVIIPFFNCPYVDQAVASVLNQTYPNIEIIVVDDGSTMHQEHLIPYMDRIYYIGKMNGGTATALNYGIQFCTGKYIAWLSSDDRFYSTKIEHQVNFMEQHQAEASFTDYHVINKANKIICHNATAKFMTVRSFIEAFSSYCPLNGCTVMMKKDYVRNIGYFNEKLLYTHDYDFWIRIILNHTKFHYLNEPLTAYRHHEQMGTVQHYQAIVRELETVRQTYQPQLQMLLNTL
- a CDS encoding glycosyltransferase family 4 protein; amino-acid sequence: MSVKSKVMLFSHICHPDRMSGAEKWLLFLARILTGQYEVVLVVPCAGMLSIEAETAGIRIVIQDSPLLWSLYESSPAMHQEFAKQEASNSYQSLLTLLHMHRPDWVIVNTAVNALPAAAAKKAGIPVAWIINEILYPEAHQIDAVRIVNRYADWIIGISEAVLAPFKDSIVNNKKRLISPSWNDTELHPEKWEENRRYLRAVHNIVDHETLIGLVSGIVSAHKGIDQFINMAGRLIPHFPQAKFLIAGSLEITDYFNKCQTLAHSTLDPSRIIFLPFAKHIEQLYPALDVVVVPSMIDEGFGMTALEGMAFGKPVVAYDSAGLGELLQNTGNEEFLVPKGDVDRLSQTIADLLQHKDHMLEIGTKNRKEAVESFGIGIFQNRLNNLLQEIDAVVHDLKKTI
- a CDS encoding glycosyltransferase family 4 protein, with protein sequence MENLKILFTYIVPSGGMETLNRTRGEVLRKYGVNCHFLYSRDGAGLQNGSSCPTHISDDDQEIQQLLKKEGFEAVVVSSDFIMLERLRRLGFTGPIIFEVQGLGPMEYATQFINNAALYILSYADALLYPPTSHLNQLFAQFPTKIHFNFSNCVDTAKIQYRPNIKHSYPIIGWVGRIESNKNWRECLEIVHHSVDQEPNLRLWLFEDPNLCTRSEREDFLKMVADFNLEHRLVLFSNIPHSEMPYYYSAIGDSGGYLLSTSILEGFGYAVAEAMSCRCPILSTDSDGVRAFIKHDITGKFYPTGSIEAAVQQGLELMRNYPLRNSIRKKGREHIESTFALETYVSHFIGMLHYLGL
- a CDS encoding NAD-dependent epimerase/dehydratase family protein, with the translated sequence MKALVTGGAGFIGSHLVRALADSGIRVHVLDNLTTGNVANVDPRAVLHMADIRSSEIRTLLIRESPDIVFHLAAQADVQHSIHQPDEDADVNVLGTIHLLQACHEASVSKLIFASTSGVYGELQKQYIQEDDPTEPISGYGLSKLTAESYIRLFHRLYGMSYTILRYGNVYGPGQAPKGEGGVVALFMERLKKGSPLLIHGDGTQTRDFVYVKDVVRANIAAMRAADQRTVHVSTGRTTSINRLAYDLLKLHGSSVRPVYSAARPGDIHHSCLSNTVARHWLRWEPLYGISAGLKETYVRSMGSGQEDAY
- a CDS encoding glycosyltransferase family 2 protein, whose product is MLVSIVILTLNNWELTERCLNSIVHYTTIPYELICIDNGSTDGTQHQLRHRENVHLIENGTNRGFAAACNQGIKASTGDTILLLNNDTMVSHHWLENLIHALYSSSDIGIVGPVSNMVTPMQRLPMSYSTTETYHEFTKNFNIANPSLWRDTTALSGFCMLFRRQLIHQIGYLDEAFPGGGYEDIDFGYRTLKIGLRLLIAGDSHVHHEGNASFTHNSIDMAEWGQRNRRIFLRKWNFNPERLIYALDEFFFPGRVTTGHPHHQPKDSSLPNGILIRDSKANIYQIEKGLKRPVGSLDTFHAFHFRLDRVIQLSDAMVNSIPNGKLLLHNGQLHDHFPAVYIARDPVNNMHLISHGLRYPFHDFESFRLLGYEVNESIPLSFAQLETLPIGPPIDFNVFEEHELIDYRLYMGPNHGLYYAEGGRLRPIPSPRELHAFGWHTQQPIPLPIDVFHRSPQGPMIVA
- a CDS encoding LacI family DNA-binding transcriptional regulator, with translation MKIDDIARLAGVSKSAVSLAFNNKPGVSEETKEHILKIAQEHGYKPRTMKSNKEFIKNHHVIRFVACKNTDIVIEHYDSLPFFNELIHHITNQVKEHGNTLIFSSFDSHNLEEELSALEKDQPSSGVLLLGTNLTAEIIHSIQSIHANIVILDTCFEHIDASFVSINNYLGGYQAGQYLIQSGHKQIGYVQSSTRILNFKKRKEGFMAALEEQGLTIDDSLTFNMHPMLVMSQDSFKAAIQELDELPSALFCENDYMAISAIKTFQEMNIRVPEQISVMGFDNIHEAKVISPELTTIHVKKDVLAQTAVNLLMEKLNQNQEHHTQVLVNTEVIERKSCLASQ